One Synechococcus sp. MU1617 DNA window includes the following coding sequences:
- the mnmH gene encoding tRNA 2-selenouridine(34) synthase MnmH, whose translation MSGMGETCSIEILQLRELKGPLVDVRSPSEFAKGHWPGAINVPLFDDEERAAVGTAYKQQGRTPAIHLGLELTGPKLSSLARQMEGLRHQGDPRIYCWRGGMRSASVAWLARQIDLKPRLLQGGYKSYRRWAQSRFEQTWPLRVMGGRTGTGKTDLLLAMAARGAAVVDLEGLANHRGSSFGGLGLPDQPSTEHYENQLAEALDQHLHRGATAIWLEAESIQVGRCRIPKPLFDQMQQAPVLEIQRDLRERVSQLVQVYGHQGRAALAEATERISRRLGPQRTKEALEAIAREDWASACRATLDYYDRCYDHELARTPRREAIDLSGLSADEAAEKLINRGFIEIPD comes from the coding sequence ATGTCAGGCATGGGCGAGACATGTTCAATCGAAATCCTGCAGCTGCGCGAGCTGAAGGGACCTTTGGTGGACGTGCGCAGCCCCAGCGAATTTGCGAAAGGCCACTGGCCTGGGGCCATCAACGTGCCTCTCTTCGACGATGAGGAACGCGCCGCAGTCGGCACTGCCTACAAGCAGCAGGGACGGACACCAGCGATTCACCTGGGGCTTGAACTCACCGGCCCCAAGCTCAGCAGCTTGGCCCGTCAAATGGAAGGCCTTCGTCACCAGGGGGATCCACGGATCTACTGCTGGCGGGGCGGAATGCGCTCGGCCAGTGTGGCCTGGCTTGCCCGGCAGATCGATCTCAAGCCGAGGCTCCTTCAAGGGGGATACAAGAGTTATCGGCGCTGGGCTCAGAGCCGATTTGAACAGACCTGGCCCCTTCGCGTGATGGGCGGACGCACGGGAACAGGGAAAACCGATCTGCTGTTGGCGATGGCGGCGCGCGGTGCAGCCGTCGTTGATTTGGAAGGGCTTGCCAACCACCGCGGAAGCAGTTTCGGCGGCCTTGGCCTGCCGGATCAACCCAGCACCGAGCACTACGAGAACCAATTGGCTGAGGCTCTGGATCAACACCTCCACCGTGGGGCCACGGCGATCTGGTTGGAAGCTGAAAGCATCCAGGTGGGCCGCTGCCGCATTCCCAAGCCCCTGTTCGATCAGATGCAACAGGCCCCTGTGCTGGAGATTCAGCGCGACCTAAGAGAACGGGTGAGCCAATTGGTGCAGGTGTACGGCCACCAGGGGAGAGCCGCTCTGGCTGAGGCAACCGAACGGATCAGTCGACGCCTTGGCCCCCAGCGCACCAAGGAAGCCCTCGAAGCGATTGCCAGGGAAGACTGGGCCAGCGCCTGCCGCGCCACGCTCGACTACTACGACCGCTGTTACGACCATGAGTTAGCGCGAACGCCCAGACGCGAGGCGATCGATCTCTCGGGGCTCAGCGCTGATGAAGCCGCCGAGAAGTTGATCAACCGGGGGTTCATTGAAATCCCCGATTAA
- the psb28 gene encoding photosystem II reaction center protein Psb28, translating into MSKAAIQFFRGVNEPVVPDIRLTRSRDGRTGQATFRFEQPAAIAPETMGDITGMWMVDEEGEMVTREVNGKFVNGTASALEAVYSWKSEEDFERFMRFAQRYADANGLGYSQSQDSDQTDGADDQQA; encoded by the coding sequence GTGAGCAAAGCAGCGATTCAGTTCTTTCGGGGAGTCAACGAGCCGGTGGTGCCCGACATCCGTCTGACCCGCAGCCGTGACGGCCGTACAGGTCAAGCCACTTTCCGTTTCGAACAGCCCGCTGCGATTGCTCCCGAAACCATGGGTGACATCACCGGAATGTGGATGGTGGATGAAGAAGGCGAAATGGTCACCCGCGAAGTGAATGGCAAATTCGTAAACGGCACCGCCAGTGCCCTTGAAGCCGTTTATTCATGGAAATCCGAAGAGGACTTCGAACGGTTCATGCGCTTCGCCCAGCGCTACGCCGATGCCAATGGCTTGGGTTATTCACAAAGCCAGGATTCCGATCAGACTGACGGGGCCGACGATCAACAAGCTTGA
- a CDS encoding AI-2E family transporter, with translation MRLPQWLSLTAFIAAIVLLWSLRDLLLLIFAAVVLAMALCTLVGILRERQPMQRPLAVLLCIVGLLLVAAGAAGVVVPPFLEEFALLLQKLPEAGQTLVRLGLGWIDSISASIYGVDAFPDLNELGLNGPRQLVPDGSSLAAGVGNGLLGLLGLAGNLGNGVLRLLFVVAVALMISIQPQAYRSVGLQLIPSFYRRRGRRILDQCGAALSSWMVGVLISSLAVFVLCSIALTLLGVKLVLANALLAGLLNVIPNLGPTMSTIFPMAVALLDAPWKAAAVLGAYVVIQNIESYVITPSVMHHQVKLLPGLTLAAQFLFTLLFGPLGLLMALPLAVVLQVIIREVLIHDVLDRWKRLEPAR, from the coding sequence TTGAGACTGCCCCAGTGGCTGTCATTGACAGCCTTCATTGCAGCCATCGTTCTGCTGTGGTCGCTGCGTGATCTGCTGCTGCTGATTTTTGCAGCAGTGGTTCTAGCCATGGCGTTGTGCACGCTGGTGGGCATCCTTCGAGAGCGGCAGCCGATGCAGAGGCCCCTGGCCGTGCTGCTCTGCATCGTTGGGCTGTTGTTGGTGGCGGCAGGTGCGGCAGGCGTTGTTGTCCCTCCTTTCCTCGAGGAATTTGCACTGTTGTTGCAGAAGCTGCCGGAAGCAGGGCAGACCCTGGTTCGACTAGGCCTCGGTTGGATCGACAGCATCAGTGCGTCCATTTATGGCGTCGATGCATTCCCCGATCTCAACGAACTGGGCCTGAACGGTCCACGCCAGCTCGTGCCCGACGGTTCATCACTCGCCGCTGGCGTGGGCAATGGATTGCTGGGTCTGCTCGGTTTAGCGGGCAACCTCGGCAACGGTGTTCTGCGTCTGTTGTTCGTGGTGGCGGTGGCCCTGATGATCAGCATTCAGCCCCAGGCCTATCGGAGTGTTGGGCTTCAGTTGATTCCCTCCTTCTACCGACGCCGGGGGCGCCGCATCCTGGATCAATGCGGTGCTGCGTTGAGCAGCTGGATGGTGGGTGTGCTGATCAGCTCCCTAGCCGTGTTTGTGCTGTGCAGCATTGCGTTAACACTTTTGGGAGTGAAGCTCGTTCTGGCCAATGCACTCCTTGCAGGCCTTTTGAACGTGATTCCCAATCTGGGACCCACGATGAGCACAATCTTTCCGATGGCGGTAGCCCTGTTGGATGCCCCCTGGAAAGCAGCTGCGGTGCTGGGTGCCTACGTGGTGATCCAGAACATCGAGAGTTATGTGATCACACCATCGGTGATGCACCACCAGGTGAAGCTGCTCCCAGGGTTGACCCTGGCAGCGCAATTTCTGTTCACGTTGCTGTTCGGACCTCTCGGCCTGTTGATGGCGCTGCCGCTGGCGGTGGTGCTGCAGGTGATCATCCGTGAGGTGCTGATCCACGATGTGCTGGACCGCTGGAAACGTCTGGAGCCGGCACGATGA
- a CDS encoding AI-2E family transporter, producing MTAGTFLVALTLVVLVLLLWHLRWVLLVLFGAVVVAVALDVLIVQLQKRSPLERPQALAVVLGILILAGGLLGQLLVPELISQFQQLGRDLPQLVSKVSDLLSNEPRLAQLNDALGEGLNLKGLQPLLGFAGGAANSLIQLFLMVLLAILLALDPNAHRRMVVAMTPRPARQQMEHLLDECRQALGGWLSGMTLSATTVFLLTWGGLLLLKAPLALLSALVCGLLTFVPTIGPTAATLLPAGLALLQSPQLMVSVLVFRLVLQNLEAFLLTPLLLRKTVNLLPTVALTAQLSLGALLGLPGVLLALPLVVVLQVLMQRVVVQQIMDRWA from the coding sequence ATGACAGCCGGCACGTTTCTCGTTGCCCTCACCCTTGTGGTGCTGGTGCTGCTGCTCTGGCACCTGCGCTGGGTGCTCCTTGTGCTATTCGGCGCCGTGGTTGTAGCCGTCGCCCTTGATGTGCTGATTGTTCAGCTTCAGAAGCGATCCCCACTGGAGCGCCCCCAGGCCCTGGCTGTCGTGCTGGGGATTTTGATCTTGGCCGGGGGACTGCTTGGGCAACTGCTGGTTCCGGAGCTGATCAGCCAGTTCCAACAACTGGGTCGGGATCTACCGCAGTTGGTCAGCAAGGTGTCCGACCTGCTGAGCAATGAGCCTCGCCTGGCGCAACTGAATGACGCTTTGGGTGAGGGCCTCAATCTGAAAGGGCTTCAGCCGTTGCTGGGTTTCGCAGGAGGTGCAGCGAACTCGCTGATTCAACTGTTCTTGATGGTTCTGCTCGCGATCCTGCTGGCCTTGGATCCCAACGCCCATCGGCGCATGGTGGTGGCTATGACGCCCCGACCGGCACGTCAGCAGATGGAACATCTGCTCGATGAATGCCGTCAAGCGTTGGGGGGGTGGCTCAGTGGCATGACCCTTTCCGCCACCACAGTGTTTCTGCTTACTTGGGGCGGCCTGTTGCTGCTGAAAGCCCCCCTGGCCCTGTTGAGTGCCCTGGTCTGTGGCCTGCTCACATTCGTGCCGACCATCGGCCCTACCGCTGCAACGCTACTGCCCGCGGGATTGGCCCTGCTGCAGTCGCCGCAATTGATGGTGTCGGTGCTGGTGTTCCGCCTGGTGCTGCAGAACCTGGAGGCTTTTCTGCTCACACCGCTGTTGCTGCGCAAAACCGTGAATCTGCTGCCCACCGTGGCCTTAACAGCTCAGCTCAGCCTTGGTGCCCTGTTGGGACTTCCTGGTGTTCTGCTAGCCCTTCCCCTGGTGGTGGTGCTTCAGGTGCTGATGCAGCGCGTGGTGGTGCAGCAGATCATGGATCGCTGGGCGTGA
- the secF gene encoding protein translocase subunit SecF: MTEASSSAQAGTVLSLRWSLSSMRRKVWLISGLVVLISLLGLLLSWLDPGIRAPLRPGLDFTGGTQIQLERRCDDACAELKAIAVSDVIRNLDLPQEEGQPLPNLGAPRVQLLDGGQSLLLRLPTLSAAQGQAVIAAVEPVAGPFLSGGQSVDTIGPSLGKQLLRSSLISLLVAFSGIAAYISFRYDRRYAFLALVALAHDVAIVCGVFAWLGVVLQLEVDSLFAVSLLTIAGYSVNDTVVVFDRIRERSKDAADLPLSLQVDQAVSATLTRTLYTSGTTLLPLLALVFFGGATLYWFAIALALGVVVGSWSSIALAPSLLTLWDSARD, translated from the coding sequence ATGACTGAAGCATCGTCATCGGCACAAGCGGGCACGGTCCTCAGCCTGCGCTGGTCCCTCAGCAGCATGCGCCGCAAGGTGTGGCTGATTTCTGGTCTGGTGGTTTTGATCAGTCTGTTGGGCTTGTTGCTCAGCTGGTTGGATCCTGGGATTCGTGCTCCCCTCCGTCCGGGCTTGGATTTCACCGGCGGCACGCAGATCCAACTGGAGCGTCGTTGTGATGACGCATGCGCTGAGCTCAAGGCGATTGCGGTCTCGGATGTGATCCGCAACCTGGACCTGCCTCAAGAGGAGGGCCAACCTCTCCCCAATCTGGGCGCACCCCGGGTTCAGCTTCTGGATGGGGGGCAGTCGTTGTTGTTGCGCCTGCCAACGTTGTCGGCTGCCCAGGGCCAAGCGGTCATTGCGGCCGTTGAACCCGTCGCAGGGCCGTTCCTCTCCGGTGGTCAATCGGTCGACACCATCGGGCCGAGCCTGGGCAAGCAACTGCTTCGCAGCAGCCTGATTTCTCTGCTGGTGGCCTTCAGCGGTATTGCGGCCTACATCAGCTTCCGCTACGACCGCCGCTACGCCTTCCTTGCCCTTGTGGCGCTGGCCCATGACGTAGCGATCGTGTGTGGTGTCTTCGCCTGGCTCGGGGTTGTGCTTCAGCTAGAGGTGGACAGCTTGTTTGCGGTTTCACTGCTGACGATTGCTGGTTATTCGGTCAACGACACGGTGGTGGTCTTCGATCGCATCCGCGAACGCAGCAAGGACGCCGCCGACTTGCCCCTCTCATTGCAAGTGGATCAAGCGGTTTCTGCCACATTGACCCGCACCCTCTACACCAGCGGAACCACCTTGCTGCCCCTCTTGGCTCTCGTGTTTTTCGGGGGGGCAACGCTGTATTGGTTTGCGATCGCCCTTGCCCTCGGGGTTGTTGTTGGTTCCTGGTCGAGTATCGCCCTGGCACCGTCGCTGCTCACGCTCTGGGACAGCGCCCGTGACTAA
- the secD gene encoding protein translocase subunit SecD → MARYQGWFALVLALAIAAGMFLVRTPLELGLDLRGGSQLTVEVKPAGEITRVGSEEMEAVKAVLDRRVNGLGVAESTLQTVGESQLVLQLPGEQDPTAAARVLGDTALLEFRSQKPDTEAEFRGLRQLRSQVEAILRLREDQIRRGETPEPLDLDQLKSTRETLGLDGQASSEEEQLRELLKKVDSDLLTMLEPAALTGKQLVTAGRQPLQNNPNSWEVTLNFDGEGAEAFADLTKSIAGTDRLLAITLDDQLISAASVGPQFKSAGISGGAATISGNFSAETARELEVKLRGGSLPLPVEVIEVRTIGPTLGAENIRRSLVAALSGLALVAVFMVVAYRLPGAVAVMALSLYALFNLAVYALIPVTLTLPGIAGFILSIGMAVDANVLIFERIKDELRRGNTLIRSIDTGFSEAFSSIVDGHLTTLISCAALFFLGTGLVKGFAATLGIGVLLSLFTALTCTRTLLRFLMGYAGLRRASNFLPTGQLPSPTA, encoded by the coding sequence ATGGCGCGTTATCAGGGTTGGTTTGCCCTTGTTCTTGCCCTGGCGATCGCTGCCGGGATGTTTTTGGTTCGTACGCCGCTGGAACTGGGCCTCGATCTACGGGGCGGCAGTCAGCTCACCGTTGAAGTGAAGCCAGCCGGGGAAATCACTCGGGTCGGCTCCGAAGAGATGGAAGCAGTGAAAGCCGTTCTCGATCGTCGGGTCAACGGCCTTGGTGTGGCCGAGTCCACCCTGCAGACGGTTGGTGAGTCGCAGCTGGTGTTGCAGCTCCCCGGCGAACAGGATCCCACCGCCGCCGCGAGGGTTCTTGGTGATACGGCTCTGCTGGAATTTCGTTCCCAAAAGCCTGATACCGAAGCTGAGTTCCGTGGTCTGAGGCAGCTCCGCTCTCAGGTGGAAGCGATCCTCAGGTTGCGTGAGGATCAGATCCGCCGCGGTGAAACACCGGAGCCTCTGGATCTGGATCAGCTGAAGTCAACCCGGGAGACTCTGGGTCTTGATGGGCAGGCCAGCTCAGAGGAGGAGCAGCTCCGCGAGCTTCTGAAGAAGGTTGATTCCGATCTGCTCACGATGCTCGAGCCGGCAGCGCTGACGGGCAAGCAGCTGGTGACAGCAGGCCGACAACCGCTCCAGAACAACCCGAACAGTTGGGAGGTGACCCTCAATTTCGATGGTGAGGGTGCTGAGGCTTTCGCTGATCTCACCAAATCGATTGCCGGTACCGATCGGTTGCTTGCCATCACATTGGATGATCAGTTGATCAGCGCCGCCAGCGTTGGCCCCCAGTTCAAAAGCGCTGGAATCTCAGGTGGAGCAGCCACCATCAGCGGCAATTTCAGCGCGGAAACGGCCCGTGAGCTCGAGGTGAAGCTCCGGGGTGGCTCCCTGCCATTGCCCGTTGAGGTGATCGAGGTCCGCACCATCGGGCCCACGCTCGGAGCAGAGAACATCCGCCGCAGCCTGGTGGCAGCCCTCTCGGGTCTGGCTTTGGTGGCTGTGTTCATGGTGGTGGCCTATCGCCTGCCTGGGGCGGTGGCCGTGATGGCCCTCAGCCTCTATGCCCTGTTCAACCTGGCGGTGTACGCCTTGATCCCGGTCACCCTCACCTTGCCGGGAATCGCTGGTTTCATCCTCTCGATCGGCATGGCCGTGGATGCCAATGTGCTGATTTTTGAGCGCATCAAAGACGAATTGCGGCGGGGCAACACCTTGATCCGGTCGATCGATACAGGCTTCTCCGAGGCCTTTTCATCGATCGTTGATGGTCACCTGACCACGTTGATCAGCTGCGCAGCTCTCTTCTTCCTTGGCACCGGCCTGGTCAAGGGCTTTGCAGCGACCCTGGGCATCGGTGTTCTGCTGAGTTTGTTCACAGCTCTGACGTGCACCCGCACTCTGCTTCGTTTCCTGATGGGCTACGCCGGTCTGCGTCGTGCCAGCAATTTCCTGCCCACTGGGCAACTTCCTTCCCCCACCGCCTGA
- a CDS encoding pyruvate dehydrogenase complex E1 component subunit beta, with protein MAGTLLFNALREAIDEEMGRDPHVCVMGEDVGHYGGSYKVTKDLAEKYGDLRVLDTPIAENGFTGMAVGAAMTGLRPIVEGMNMGFLLLAFNQISNNMGMLRYTSGGNFTIPTVVRGPGGVGRQLGAEHSQRLEAYFHAVPGIKIVACSTPTNAKGLMKAAIRDNNPVLFFEHVLLYNLSEELPEGDYTCALDQADLVQEGTDVTILTYSRMRHHCLKAVEQLEAEGVSVELIDLISLKPFDMETIGRSIRKTNKVIVVEECMKTGGIGAELIALITEQCFDDLDARPVRLSSQDIPTPYNGSLENLTIIQPHQIVEAAQALVNKGI; from the coding sequence GTGGCAGGAACACTTCTCTTCAACGCCCTCCGGGAAGCCATCGACGAGGAGATGGGGAGAGACCCCCACGTCTGTGTGATGGGGGAGGACGTCGGCCATTACGGCGGCAGTTACAAGGTCACCAAGGATCTGGCGGAGAAATACGGCGATCTCAGGGTGCTCGACACTCCAATTGCTGAGAACGGCTTCACCGGAATGGCGGTTGGTGCCGCAATGACCGGCCTCCGGCCGATTGTTGAGGGCATGAACATGGGCTTCCTGCTCCTGGCCTTCAACCAGATCTCTAACAACATGGGGATGCTCCGCTACACCAGCGGCGGCAACTTCACCATTCCCACCGTGGTGCGCGGCCCTGGTGGTGTGGGTCGTCAGCTTGGCGCAGAGCACAGCCAACGGCTTGAGGCCTACTTCCATGCTGTCCCCGGCATCAAGATCGTGGCTTGCAGCACGCCCACCAATGCCAAAGGCCTGATGAAGGCCGCGATTCGCGACAACAATCCTGTGCTCTTCTTCGAGCACGTGTTGCTCTACAACCTCAGTGAGGAGCTCCCCGAAGGCGACTACACCTGTGCCCTCGATCAGGCTGATCTGGTTCAGGAAGGCACTGATGTGACGATCCTCACCTACTCCCGGATGCGTCATCACTGCCTCAAGGCCGTTGAGCAACTGGAGGCTGAGGGGGTGAGCGTTGAACTGATCGATCTCATCAGCCTCAAGCCCTTCGACATGGAGACGATTGGTCGCTCCATCCGGAAGACCAACAAGGTGATCGTGGTGGAGGAATGCATGAAGACCGGCGGCATCGGGGCCGAGTTGATTGCGCTGATCACCGAGCAGTGTTTCGACGACCTGGATGCTCGACCTGTGCGTCTCTCCAGTCAGGACATTCCCACCCCCTACAACGGTTCCCTGGAGAATCTCACGATCATTCAGCCGCATCAGATCGTTGAGGCGGCGCAGGCATTGGTCAACAAAGGCATCTGA
- a CDS encoding DUF3082 domain-containing protein, whose protein sequence is MTDAPTPQSPEPRDPRKGPLSFLSGALTAGLLAWLALGLSRRMVVYFAVHPPHYSSPIAQNIAVTLKTLLVGLSFLATFSSGFVALGLTLVFLRSLFTARDQNPA, encoded by the coding sequence ATGACTGACGCCCCCACACCACAGAGCCCCGAACCAAGGGATCCGCGTAAAGGTCCGCTGAGTTTTCTCTCCGGAGCGCTGACGGCTGGGCTTTTGGCCTGGCTGGCCCTGGGCCTGAGTCGGCGGATGGTGGTGTATTTCGCTGTTCACCCCCCGCATTACAGCTCGCCGATTGCCCAAAACATCGCCGTCACCCTCAAGACCCTGCTGGTGGGCTTGTCCTTCTTGGCCACCTTCAGCTCAGGGTTTGTGGCCCTTGGTTTGACCCTGGTGTTTCTTCGCAGTCTCTTTACGGCTCGCGATCAGAACCCTGCCTAG
- the ispE gene encoding 4-(cytidine 5'-diphospho)-2-C-methyl-D-erythritol kinase, with protein sequence MITVTAPAKVNLHLEVLGLRSDGFHELAMVMQSIDLADRLSFENTADAQLSLTCDDTSLSVGDDNLIIKAAQLLRDRSGFSELGASIHLEKRIPIGAGLAGGSSDGAAALVGLNALWGLGHSPAALERMAAELGSDMPFCVAGGCQLCFGRGEQLEAVSPTPQPLAVLLVKDPTVSVSTPWAYKRCRELNQSQYLADEAAFEQRRQALRSIDWLHPLRSDLPPPLRNDLQEVVAPETAAVRSALDLLKSVPHSLAVAMSGSGPSCFALFSDLASCRQAQDQLTPQLERSGLKAWSCALRSDGVRIEA encoded by the coding sequence ATGATCACGGTGACGGCCCCGGCCAAAGTCAATCTGCACCTTGAGGTTCTGGGGCTGCGGTCGGACGGTTTCCACGAGCTGGCCATGGTGATGCAGAGCATCGACTTGGCGGATCGCCTGAGCTTTGAGAACACCGCCGATGCTCAACTCAGCCTCACGTGCGATGACACCAGCCTCAGTGTCGGCGACGACAACCTGATCATCAAGGCGGCCCAACTGCTCAGGGACCGTTCTGGTTTCAGTGAACTGGGGGCGTCGATTCATCTGGAGAAGCGCATCCCCATCGGAGCTGGCCTGGCTGGTGGCTCCAGCGACGGCGCCGCAGCATTGGTGGGACTGAATGCCCTGTGGGGGTTGGGCCATAGCCCAGCGGCGCTGGAGCGAATGGCCGCTGAGCTCGGTTCAGACATGCCCTTCTGTGTGGCCGGAGGATGTCAGCTCTGTTTCGGGCGAGGTGAACAACTGGAAGCCGTGTCGCCAACGCCCCAACCCCTGGCGGTGCTTTTGGTCAAAGACCCCACGGTGAGCGTCTCAACGCCCTGGGCCTACAAGCGTTGCCGTGAGCTCAATCAATCCCAATACCTCGCTGATGAGGCGGCTTTTGAACAACGCCGGCAAGCCTTGCGCAGCATCGATTGGCTCCACCCTTTGCGCAGCGATCTGCCACCTCCCTTGCGCAATGACCTGCAGGAGGTGGTCGCTCCTGAAACAGCTGCGGTGCGTTCGGCGCTCGATTTGTTGAAGAGCGTTCCGCACAGCCTGGCAGTGGCAATGAGCGGTTCTGGACCCAGTTGTTTCGCGCTGTTCTCCGATCTGGCGTCATGCCGCCAGGCGCAGGATCAGCTCACCCCCCAGCTGGAGCGCAGCGGCTTGAAGGCTTGGTCTTGCGCCCTCCGCAGCGATGGCGTGAGGATCGAGGCATGA
- the rsmA gene encoding 16S rRNA (adenine(1518)-N(6)/adenine(1519)-N(6))-dimethyltransferase RsmA yields MGFSGHHARKRFGQHWLRDDSVLQRIIEAADLQSSDRVLEVGPGRGALTERLLAEGVKAVHAIELDRDLVDGLQERFEAQPEFSLHQGDVLEAPLELSDGRIADKVVANIPYNITGPLLERLVGRLDRPVDPPYQRLVLLVQKEVAERIRARPGHSSFSALSVRMQLLARCSSVCPVPPRCFQPPPKVQSEVICLDPLPASERVEPALAVRVESLLKQAFLARRKMLRNTLAGVAEPQRLKDLAASSGFSLQQRPQELAPDTWVALARGLNRTD; encoded by the coding sequence ATGGGTTTCTCCGGACATCACGCCCGCAAGCGTTTCGGTCAGCACTGGTTGCGGGACGACTCAGTACTGCAACGAATTATCGAGGCTGCTGATTTGCAGTCCTCCGATCGGGTGCTTGAGGTGGGTCCCGGTCGGGGGGCGTTAACGGAGCGTCTGCTGGCCGAGGGGGTGAAGGCGGTGCATGCGATTGAGCTCGACCGCGATCTGGTGGACGGTCTTCAGGAGCGTTTTGAGGCTCAGCCTGAGTTCAGCCTCCATCAAGGGGATGTTCTCGAAGCTCCACTTGAATTGAGCGATGGCCGCATCGCCGACAAGGTGGTGGCCAACATCCCTTACAACATCACTGGCCCGCTGCTGGAGCGGTTGGTGGGCCGATTGGATCGGCCGGTGGATCCGCCCTACCAACGGCTGGTGTTGCTTGTGCAGAAGGAAGTGGCGGAACGGATTCGTGCTCGGCCCGGCCACAGCAGTTTCAGCGCTCTGAGCGTTCGCATGCAGTTGCTGGCCCGGTGCAGTTCGGTTTGTCCGGTGCCGCCGCGCTGTTTCCAGCCTCCACCAAAGGTGCAATCAGAAGTGATCTGCCTGGATCCCTTGCCGGCCTCGGAGCGGGTGGAGCCAGCTTTGGCTGTCCGGGTGGAATCGCTGCTGAAGCAGGCGTTTTTGGCGCGGCGCAAGATGTTGCGCAACACCCTGGCGGGCGTGGCTGAGCCACAGCGCTTAAAAGATCTGGCGGCCTCTTCAGGTTTCAGCCTGCAGCAACGCCCTCAGGAACTCGCGCCCGACACCTGGGTCGCCCTGGCCAGGGGTTTGAATCGGACCGACTGA
- a CDS encoding YraN family protein: MESQCSGSWAEQQALQQLEAQGWRLLDRNWHCRWGELDLVLERQQQLLVVEVKGRRTGCRDRHGLDAFHPAKRRRMARAISSWRAVHPASAEQLLRVKLALVPLMKSRRTIRWIDVERLC, encoded by the coding sequence GTGGAGTCTCAATGCAGCGGTAGCTGGGCGGAGCAGCAGGCCTTGCAGCAGCTGGAAGCGCAGGGATGGCGGTTGCTGGACCGCAACTGGCACTGCCGCTGGGGCGAGCTCGATCTGGTGCTGGAGCGGCAGCAGCAGCTGTTGGTGGTGGAGGTGAAAGGCCGTCGCACTGGTTGTCGGGACCGCCATGGCCTTGATGCCTTTCACCCCGCCAAACGGCGCCGCATGGCTCGTGCGATCAGTAGTTGGAGAGCTGTGCATCCGGCGTCAGCGGAGCAGCTGCTCCGGGTCAAGCTGGCCCTTGTTCCCTTGATGAAATCCCGCCGAACGATTCGCTGGATTGATGTGGAACGGCTGTGCTGA
- a CDS encoding pentapeptide repeat-containing protein, with the protein MRRRFTAVLISLVVFTCQWLLAAPAHAAMDVAKQVLIGADYSNKDLRGATFNLSNLREANLSGSDLRGASLYGAKLQDADLSGTDLREATLDAAVMTGTNLEDAVLEGAFAFNTRFSDVLITGADFTDVPMRGDQLKNLCAVADGTNSVTGRSTRESLGCA; encoded by the coding sequence ATGCGCAGACGCTTCACGGCCGTACTGATCTCTTTGGTGGTGTTCACATGCCAGTGGCTGTTGGCGGCTCCGGCCCACGCTGCGATGGATGTGGCCAAACAGGTGTTGATCGGTGCCGACTATTCGAACAAAGACCTGCGGGGGGCCACCTTCAACCTCAGCAACCTGCGCGAGGCCAACCTCTCCGGATCGGACCTGCGGGGAGCCAGCCTCTACGGCGCCAAGCTGCAGGACGCCGACCTCAGTGGCACCGATCTGCGCGAAGCCACCCTGGACGCCGCTGTGATGACAGGGACCAACCTTGAGGATGCCGTGCTGGAGGGGGCTTTTGCCTTCAACACTCGCTTCAGCGATGTGTTGATCACGGGAGCCGACTTCACCGACGTTCCCATGCGCGGTGACCAACTCAAAAATCTCTGCGCCGTTGCCGACGGAACGAATTCCGTCACGGGCCGCAGCACCCGCGAGAGCCTCGGTTGCGCTTGA
- a CDS encoding 23S rRNA (pseudouridine(1915)-N(3))-methyltransferase RlmH, whose protein sequence is MNPARCRILAVGKVRRGWIQDGIDLYLKRLPGLTISELRDSNPDKEADAIRAALRPDETLIALMEQGDTLASVPFAQRLEQFGNQRLAFVIGGADGLTAELKAQAQWRLSLSPMTFPHELARLMLVEQLFRAQAIVQGNPYHRA, encoded by the coding sequence TTGAACCCGGCCCGTTGCCGGATTCTTGCGGTGGGCAAAGTTCGTCGTGGCTGGATTCAAGACGGTATTGACCTGTACCTCAAACGCCTACCTGGGCTAACCATCAGCGAACTTCGCGACAGCAACCCAGACAAGGAAGCCGATGCCATCAGAGCGGCCCTACGGCCCGATGAAACCCTGATTGCGCTGATGGAGCAGGGCGACACCTTGGCGTCGGTGCCTTTCGCGCAACGACTCGAACAATTCGGCAACCAGCGGCTGGCCTTTGTGATTGGTGGAGCCGACGGTCTCACAGCTGAGCTCAAGGCTCAGGCCCAATGGCGTCTGAGCCTCTCCCCGATGACCTTCCCCCACGAACTGGCGCGGCTGATGCTCGTGGAACAACTGTTCCGGGCCCAGGCGATTGTCCAAGGCAACCCTTATCACCGCGCCTAG